Proteins found in one Thermopolyspora flexuosa genomic segment:
- a CDS encoding GNAT family N-acetyltransferase produces MSRRLVNVTLDNLDDLPRRCRRCVFWELDPVSGERAQQSGDPALEKEAWVSSVLLEWGSCGKIVYVDGVPAGFVLYAPPAYVPRSVAFPTSPVSSDAVLLMTAHIVPEFAGGGLGRMLVQGVAKDLTRRGVRAIEAFGDLKWEEPGCLLPAEYLLAVGFKTVRPHLRYPRLRLELKTALSWREDVEVALERLLGSMSPERALRPV; encoded by the coding sequence GTGTCGCGTCGGCTTGTCAACGTCACTTTGGACAACCTGGACGACCTCCCTCGCCGGTGCCGGCGGTGCGTGTTCTGGGAGCTCGATCCGGTGAGCGGCGAGCGGGCGCAGCAGAGCGGGGACCCCGCCCTGGAGAAGGAGGCGTGGGTCTCGTCGGTGCTCCTCGAGTGGGGGAGCTGCGGCAAGATCGTCTACGTGGACGGCGTGCCCGCGGGGTTCGTCCTGTACGCGCCCCCGGCGTACGTCCCCCGGTCGGTGGCGTTCCCGACGTCCCCGGTCAGCTCGGACGCGGTGCTGCTGATGACCGCCCACATCGTGCCGGAGTTCGCCGGGGGCGGGCTCGGCCGCATGCTGGTGCAGGGGGTGGCGAAGGACCTCACCCGGCGCGGGGTGCGCGCCATCGAGGCGTTCGGCGACCTGAAGTGGGAGGAGCCGGGCTGCCTGCTCCCCGCCGAGTACCTGCTCGCCGTCGGCTTCAAGACGGTACGTCCGCACCTGCGGTATCCGCGGCTGCGGCTGGAGCTGAAGACCGCGCTCTCGTGGCGTGAGGACGTCGAGGTGGCCCTGGAGCGCCTCCTCGGCTCGATGAGCCCGGAGCGGGCGCTACGGCCCGTCTGA
- the trxA gene encoding thioredoxin, translating to MGAVKEVTDASFEAEVLKSDKPVLVDFWAEWCGPCRQIAPILEEIAAEQADKLKVVKLNTDQNPNTTRDAGVLKIPTLNVYKNGEVVKQIIGAKPKAQLLRELEGII from the coding sequence GTGGGTGCCGTCAAGGAAGTGACCGACGCCTCCTTCGAGGCCGAGGTCCTGAAGAGCGACAAGCCGGTGCTGGTCGACTTCTGGGCCGAGTGGTGCGGGCCGTGCCGCCAGATCGCCCCGATCCTGGAGGAGATCGCGGCCGAGCAGGCCGACAAGCTGAAGGTCGTGAAGCTCAACACCGACCAGAACCCGAACACCACCCGGGACGCCGGTGTGCTCAAGATCCCGACCCTGAACGTCTACAAGAACGGCGAGGTCGTCAAGCAGATCATCGGCGCCAAGCCCAAGGCCCAGCTGCTGCGGGAGCTCGAGGGCATCATCTGA
- the trxB gene encoding thioredoxin-disulfide reductase, with amino-acid sequence MSDVRNVIIIGSGPAGYTAAIYTARADLRPLVFEGSVTAGGALMNTTEVENFPGFPDGIMGPDLMDNLRKQAERFGAELVADDVVSVDLTATPKVVRTATDTYHAKAVIVATGSGYRELGLANEKRLSGHGVSWCATCDGFFFRDQDIAVVGGGDSAMEEATFLTRFARSVTVVHRRDKLRASKIMQDRAFANEKITFAWNSQVVDIHGEDRVTGIRLRDTQTGEERDLAVSGVFIAIGHDPRSSLFKGQLELDEDGYIKVQWPTTRTNIPGVFAAGDVVDRIYRQAITAAGSGCAAALDAERWLADQED; translated from the coding sequence GTGAGCGACGTCCGGAATGTGATCATCATCGGCTCGGGGCCGGCCGGCTACACGGCTGCCATCTACACCGCGCGTGCTGACCTGCGCCCGCTGGTCTTCGAGGGATCCGTGACCGCCGGCGGCGCGCTCATGAACACCACCGAAGTGGAGAACTTCCCCGGCTTCCCGGACGGGATCATGGGTCCGGACCTCATGGACAACCTGCGCAAGCAGGCCGAGCGGTTCGGCGCCGAGCTCGTCGCCGACGACGTGGTGTCCGTGGACCTGACGGCCACGCCGAAGGTGGTGCGCACCGCCACCGACACCTATCACGCCAAGGCGGTGATCGTGGCGACCGGCTCGGGGTACCGGGAGCTCGGGCTCGCCAACGAGAAGCGTCTGTCCGGCCACGGCGTGTCCTGGTGCGCCACCTGTGACGGCTTCTTCTTCCGCGACCAGGACATCGCGGTGGTCGGCGGTGGCGACTCGGCGATGGAGGAGGCGACGTTCCTCACCCGGTTCGCGCGGTCGGTCACCGTGGTGCACCGGCGGGACAAGCTCCGGGCGAGCAAGATCATGCAGGACCGGGCGTTCGCCAACGAGAAGATCACTTTCGCGTGGAACAGCCAGGTCGTCGACATCCACGGCGAGGACCGGGTGACCGGCATCCGGCTGCGCGACACCCAGACCGGCGAGGAGCGCGACCTCGCGGTGAGCGGCGTGTTCATCGCGATCGGCCACGACCCGCGCAGCTCGCTGTTCAAGGGGCAGCTCGAGCTCGACGAGGACGGGTACATCAAGGTGCAGTGGCCGACCACCAGGACCAACATCCCCGGCGTGTTCGCCGCGGGCGACGTGGTGGACCGCATCTACCGCCAGGCGATCACCGCCGCGGGCAGCGGGTGCGCCGCCGCGCTCGACGCCGAGCGCTGGCTCGCCGACCAGGAGGACTGA
- a CDS encoding anti-sigma factor family protein: MTGDTHYDLETLAELAEGLLDDATAQQVRDHLAICDPCGEALADLAGVREVLAAMPVPAMPLGVALRVDKALAAEAERRRAGAPLDPGPTFPEPDWDRIMADAPWETGAPWEEPAAAGERVADLPPLESPRLVPLAATASADEASLDGAPVAGASGPAKVNGSHRPESPADEESGTVVPLLASAKRLDGPAADERPQTAAPEAASADDASTKRPALGVVAEDGSIVAPKRRTGSARRRWLVSLSSVAAAAAVVAGGVTVTNTVLAGGGQSTPQHAVAAPSASAPAERTEPTQETLSADVGGQQERGSRFVIGESGYNYADAELKANLVAYFGSMPSGGSASGDAKLNRCISKLVAAEKSDPIGIDRAYYNGNEALIMLFWHNRSQDLVKVRVVSPECKNLRKPGLATWN; the protein is encoded by the coding sequence GTGACGGGTGACACGCATTACGACCTGGAGACCTTGGCCGAGTTGGCCGAGGGCCTCCTGGATGACGCCACGGCTCAGCAGGTCCGGGACCATCTCGCGATCTGCGATCCCTGTGGGGAGGCGCTCGCCGATCTCGCCGGGGTCCGTGAGGTTCTCGCGGCCATGCCGGTGCCGGCGATGCCGCTGGGTGTCGCGCTGCGAGTCGACAAGGCTCTCGCCGCGGAGGCCGAGCGCCGCCGTGCCGGCGCGCCCCTCGACCCCGGGCCGACCTTCCCGGAACCCGACTGGGACCGCATCATGGCGGACGCGCCCTGGGAGACCGGAGCGCCGTGGGAGGAGCCCGCGGCGGCCGGGGAGCGGGTGGCGGACCTCCCGCCGCTCGAGTCCCCGCGGTTGGTTCCGCTCGCCGCCACCGCGTCGGCCGACGAGGCCTCGCTCGACGGCGCGCCGGTGGCCGGTGCCTCGGGTCCGGCGAAGGTGAACGGCTCGCACCGGCCGGAGTCCCCGGCCGACGAGGAGTCCGGCACCGTGGTGCCGCTGCTCGCGTCCGCCAAGCGGCTTGACGGGCCGGCGGCGGACGAGCGCCCGCAGACCGCCGCGCCGGAGGCGGCCTCCGCCGACGACGCGTCCACCAAGCGGCCCGCGCTGGGCGTGGTCGCCGAGGACGGGAGCATCGTCGCGCCGAAGCGGCGCACGGGCTCGGCCCGGCGCCGGTGGCTGGTTTCGCTGTCCTCCGTGGCGGCCGCCGCGGCCGTCGTGGCCGGCGGCGTCACGGTGACGAACACCGTGCTCGCCGGGGGCGGGCAGAGCACCCCGCAGCACGCCGTCGCGGCGCCGTCCGCGTCGGCTCCGGCCGAGCGCACCGAGCCGACCCAGGAGACGCTCTCCGCGGACGTCGGCGGGCAGCAGGAGCGCGGCTCCCGGTTCGTCATCGGCGAGAGCGGCTACAACTACGCCGACGCCGAGCTCAAGGCGAACCTGGTGGCGTACTTCGGCTCCATGCCGAGCGGCGGCAGCGCGTCGGGCGACGCCAAGCTCAACCGCTGCATCAGCAAGCTCGTGGCGGCGGAGAAGAGCGACCCGATCGGCATCGACCGGGCCTACTACAACGGCAACGAGGCCCTCATCATGCTCTTCTGGCACAACCGGAGCCAGGACCTGGTGAAGGTGCGGGTGGTCAGCCCCGAGTGCAAGAACCTGCGCAAGCCGGGCCTGGCGACCTGGAACTGA
- the sigM gene encoding RNA polymerase sigma factor SigM, with protein sequence MSDADLLHRHINGDPQAFSELVRRHRDRMWAVALRTLGDADEAADAVQDAFVSAYRKAESFRGEAAVTTWLHRIVVNACLDRMRRKAVRPVADDELIEAAERDTPLPDHTGDREVSLEVSAALRLLPPDQRAALVLVDMMGYSVEDAAAVLEVPSGTVKSRCARGRAKLVPILSHLRNRSERARVSSAKGARLRDG encoded by the coding sequence TTGTCCGACGCCGACCTCCTCCATAGACATATCAACGGCGATCCGCAGGCGTTCAGCGAGCTCGTCCGGCGGCACCGGGACCGCATGTGGGCGGTCGCGCTGCGCACGCTGGGCGATGCCGACGAGGCCGCGGACGCCGTGCAGGACGCGTTCGTCTCCGCCTACCGCAAGGCGGAGAGCTTTCGCGGCGAGGCGGCCGTCACAACGTGGCTCCACCGCATCGTGGTCAACGCCTGCCTCGACCGGATGCGCCGCAAGGCGGTGCGGCCGGTCGCGGACGACGAGCTCATCGAGGCGGCGGAACGCGACACGCCGCTGCCGGACCACACCGGCGACCGCGAGGTGTCGCTGGAGGTCTCGGCGGCGCTCCGGCTGCTGCCGCCCGACCAGCGCGCCGCGCTGGTGCTCGTCGACATGATGGGCTACTCCGTCGAGGACGCCGCCGCGGTGCTCGAGGTACCGAGCGGCACCGTGAAGAGCAGATGCGCACGCGGACGGGCCAAACTCGTTCCGATTCTTTCGCATTTGCGGAACCGATCTGAGCGAGCTCGCGTCTCATCCGCGAAGGGAGCAAGACTTCGTGACGGGTGA
- a CDS encoding serine/threonine protein kinase, which yields MSAVEPGARLSDRFLLEDRVHQAGGATLWKATDEVLARPVAVHTFSRDFERIDEVVTAARAAGRLTDSRLTQVFDAADDGDTAYVVTEWVTGESLIDLLAGGPLEPERAAGLVAEAAEALTHAHEAGLAHLMLTPDRLVWTGGGTVKVLGLGVDAALTGTTSDEPEAEDARGLGRLLYAALTGTWPGEEECGLPPAPTTEDGKPCPPRQVRAGIPGWLDSLTIRAVLQEPYKGHPALTTPAEIAAALAHVPRPMPVPAATPPAVPLPGESADGSVTRIGAPPGMRTTGVQPAPQFATAATPSSGGTSMSRALVIGIVAVVMIAVGLGAWTMGRNLAQPETPQAQAPTPTASKSAEPESLEVVKPVRARGFDPLGDRREHPEIAADAIDGKDSTDWHTDSYTSADFGRLKKGVGLLLDMGKSTRIANVVVSLGGPKGSSIELKVGDSDKLDALKTVAEKNNTSGKVTLTPSKEVSGRYVLIWFTRLPPFEGGFRGTIYDVVVHTPGSA from the coding sequence ATGTCGGCCGTTGAACCCGGTGCGCGCCTGTCGGATCGCTTCCTGCTGGAGGACCGTGTCCACCAGGCCGGCGGGGCGACGCTGTGGAAGGCCACGGACGAGGTACTGGCCCGTCCGGTGGCGGTGCACACCTTCTCCCGCGACTTCGAGCGCATCGACGAGGTGGTGACCGCCGCCCGCGCCGCCGGGCGGCTCACCGACTCGCGGCTCACCCAGGTCTTCGACGCCGCCGACGACGGCGACACCGCGTACGTGGTGACCGAGTGGGTCACCGGCGAGTCGCTGATCGACCTGCTCGCCGGCGGGCCGCTGGAGCCCGAGCGGGCGGCCGGGCTCGTCGCCGAGGCGGCCGAGGCGCTCACGCACGCGCACGAGGCCGGGCTGGCCCACCTGATGCTCACCCCGGACCGCCTGGTGTGGACCGGGGGTGGAACGGTAAAGGTGCTCGGCCTCGGGGTCGACGCCGCGCTCACCGGCACGACGAGCGACGAGCCCGAGGCGGAGGACGCCCGCGGGCTCGGCCGGCTGCTGTACGCCGCGCTCACCGGCACCTGGCCCGGCGAGGAGGAGTGCGGGCTGCCGCCCGCGCCGACGACCGAGGACGGCAAGCCGTGCCCGCCGCGGCAGGTGCGGGCGGGCATCCCCGGCTGGCTCGACTCGCTGACCATCCGGGCCGTGCTGCAGGAGCCGTACAAGGGCCACCCGGCGCTCACCACCCCGGCCGAGATCGCCGCGGCGCTCGCCCACGTGCCGCGGCCCATGCCGGTCCCGGCCGCCACGCCGCCCGCGGTCCCGCTGCCCGGCGAGTCCGCCGACGGGTCGGTGACCCGGATCGGCGCCCCGCCCGGGATGCGCACCACCGGGGTGCAGCCCGCCCCGCAGTTCGCCACGGCCGCCACCCCGTCCTCCGGCGGCACCTCGATGAGCCGCGCCCTGGTGATCGGCATCGTGGCCGTCGTGATGATCGCGGTGGGCCTGGGCGCGTGGACCATGGGCCGCAACCTCGCCCAGCCCGAGACGCCGCAGGCGCAGGCGCCGACCCCGACCGCGTCGAAGAGCGCCGAGCCGGAGTCGCTCGAGGTGGTGAAGCCGGTGCGGGCCCGGGGCTTCGACCCGCTCGGCGACCGGAGGGAGCACCCGGAGATCGCGGCCGACGCGATCGACGGCAAGGACTCCACCGACTGGCACACCGACTCGTACACGAGCGCGGACTTCGGCCGGCTGAAGAAGGGCGTCGGCCTGCTGCTCGACATGGGCAAGTCGACGCGGATCGCCAACGTGGTGGTCTCGCTCGGCGGGCCCAAGGGGTCGTCGATCGAGCTCAAGGTGGGCGATTCCGACAAACTGGACGCGCTGAAGACCGTCGCCGAGAAGAACAACACCTCCGGGAAGGTCACGCTCACCCCCTCGAAGGAGGTGAGCGGTCGCTACGTTTTGATCTGGTTTACGCGGCTTCCGCCATTCGAAGGGGGCTTTCGTGGCACCATCTATGACGTAGTGGTGCATACCCCCGGATCGGCATAG
- the murJ gene encoding murein biosynthesis integral membrane protein MurJ: MNRLLRAGAIMAAGTMVSRVTGFLRTAVIAAAIGTTLLGDAYNVAYQIPFILFDLLIGGMLSSVIVPSIVRAQQRDPDGGVAYEQRLMTLALLLLVSVATLGVLLARPIIELYTSDLTPRGVEVAATLARYILPQIAFFGLGAIAGAILNTRDRFAAPMWAPVLNNLVVIGVGLTYIVIVGGTDDINEVTAGELALLGLGTTAGIVAQSIALVIALHRAGFRFRPRFDFRGSGLGELARLGGWALAYVAVYQVGFVVTTNLATAAGVRAAAEGADYGAGWTPYNYAYQLFQLPYGIIAVSVITAMLPRMSRFAAEGRFDSVREEFASGVRTVCSLIVPGGVLLMVLGPAVTVLIFSHGANSTEDAIYIGNVLQVFGLALVPFSLFQLLLRVFYALGDTRTPAFIAAGNATFNATLSVLLYLVLPARYTVLGLALSFAVTYVVSSAVTWMLASRRVGGLGGRHVLDGLGRMYGAAVPCAALALGVLWATRGLLGLDAVGAIVMLAAGGGLGAGVYFVLANRMRIPEVKSIVGMVAGRLAR, encoded by the coding sequence ATGAACCGGTTGCTGCGCGCCGGGGCGATCATGGCCGCCGGCACGATGGTGTCGCGGGTGACCGGCTTCCTGCGCACCGCGGTGATCGCCGCCGCGATCGGCACCACGCTGCTCGGCGACGCCTACAACGTCGCCTACCAGATCCCCTTCATCCTGTTCGACCTGCTGATCGGCGGCATGCTCAGCAGCGTCATCGTGCCGAGCATCGTGCGCGCCCAGCAGCGCGACCCGGACGGCGGCGTCGCCTACGAGCAGCGGCTCATGACGCTCGCGCTGCTGCTGCTCGTCTCGGTCGCGACGCTCGGGGTGCTGCTCGCCCGGCCGATCATCGAGCTGTACACCAGCGACCTGACGCCGCGCGGGGTCGAGGTGGCGGCCACGCTCGCCCGGTACATCCTCCCGCAGATCGCGTTCTTCGGGCTGGGGGCGATCGCGGGCGCGATCCTCAACACCCGGGACCGGTTCGCCGCCCCGATGTGGGCACCCGTGCTCAACAACCTCGTGGTGATCGGGGTCGGGCTCACCTACATCGTGATCGTCGGCGGCACCGACGACATCAACGAGGTGACCGCGGGCGAGCTCGCCCTGCTCGGCCTCGGCACCACGGCGGGCATCGTGGCCCAGTCGATCGCGCTGGTGATCGCGCTGCACCGGGCCGGGTTCCGGTTCCGGCCGCGGTTCGACTTCCGCGGCAGCGGGCTCGGCGAGCTGGCCAGGCTCGGCGGCTGGGCCCTGGCGTACGTCGCGGTCTACCAGGTCGGCTTCGTGGTGACCACGAACCTCGCCACCGCGGCGGGCGTGCGGGCGGCCGCCGAGGGCGCGGACTACGGCGCCGGGTGGACCCCGTACAACTACGCCTACCAGCTCTTCCAGCTCCCGTACGGGATCATCGCGGTCTCCGTGATCACCGCGATGCTGCCCCGGATGAGCCGGTTCGCCGCCGAGGGGCGGTTCGACAGCGTGCGCGAGGAGTTCGCCTCCGGGGTGCGCACGGTCTGCTCGCTGATCGTGCCGGGCGGCGTGCTGCTCATGGTGCTCGGCCCGGCGGTCACCGTGCTCATCTTCTCGCACGGGGCGAACTCGACCGAGGACGCGATCTACATCGGCAACGTGCTCCAGGTGTTCGGGCTGGCGCTCGTGCCGTTCTCGCTCTTCCAGCTGCTGCTGCGGGTGTTCTACGCGCTCGGCGACACCCGCACCCCGGCGTTCATCGCGGCGGGCAACGCCACGTTCAACGCGACGCTGAGCGTGCTGCTGTACCTGGTGCTGCCCGCCAGGTACACGGTGCTGGGGCTGGCGCTGTCGTTCGCCGTCACCTACGTGGTCTCCTCGGCGGTGACCTGGATGCTGGCGAGCCGCCGGGTGGGCGGCCTCGGCGGGCGGCACGTGCTCGACGGGCTCGGCCGCATGTACGGCGCGGCGGTGCCGTGCGCGGCGCTCGCGCTGGGCGTGCTGTGGGCCACCCGCGGCCTGCTCGGCCTCGACGCCGTGGGCGCGATCGTCATGCTCGCGGCGGGGGGCGGCCTCGGCGCGGGCGTCTACTTCGTGCTCGCCAACCGCATGCGGATCCCCGAGGTGAAGTCGATCGTCGGCATGGTCGCCGGGCGGCTGGCCCGGTGA